Genomic DNA from Cucumis melo cultivar AY chromosome 10, USDA_Cmelo_AY_1.0, whole genome shotgun sequence:
AAAAAAAACCACAATAGGAGAGTATGTCAAAGCAACAATTGAGTAGAGTGCAATTACAtcaagtctatcaatgatatactTTTATgatttatcagtgataaactTTCTATTATTGAAAGactttgaagttattttttgctatatttctattttttaaaatattattatatgtaTTAATACTTTGAATCTAATGCAAAGCCTAAAAAATAGATAAGTGACATAGAGATTTACTTGGTTTATTAACAATGTGTTAGTTACGTTTATATGCATGTAGATGAAGAAATGTTATTATTAGAGAGAACAATTCAGATTATGGGTTTCCTATAAATTACGGATTTGAGGCACTTTTATGGTTACAGAGTTTATTAGTATAATTCTCTGAACCTATggtcaaaattgtaaataacataaaaataatGATACGAATACTTGAAATCttaaaaatatcatatatcAAATTCAAGTCATTTCAACTTGACTCAACCATAATAAGATGATCAATCCAATTCATTCACTCACTCCAAGGGATTTCTTTTGGTGCAAGAGGACATGGGTTGTAGCTATTTTAAAGCATATTCTTGATGATCTCATTCAACCTTCTATTCCTTCATCTCCCTTTACCCTAAAATATATTTGGGTGCATCTTGACCTACTTACATCCTATCTTTTACAATTCACTCCACTCCACTCCTTAATTactattttctttatatatatatatatatatttaaattatatcttttttttcaattaagaTATACAACTTTTTTTTGCCAAAAAAGTTTATATAAATAGTGATTTGGAGAGGATGCTTCGtgatacattttttaaaatatatgttaTGCTTTTTTTACCTCTTAACAAATTAATGAACATGTTGGAGCGAGCATAACTAAATTGACATATGAGTGTGTTACTAATCACAAGGTCAACAGTTAAAGTCTCCCTAcctttaattataaataatgaaTACCATTTTTCCCAAAAGATAATACTTGAGTATGGAAAAATAAACTTCTAATTTTAGACTTGATATATCGTACAAACGCTATATATTCTCATTTTTGTAAACTAGTTCTCATTGATAAAATGTAGTACATGTTATTTTCAAGagtaaaataaaagagaaacaaaaagaaaaaaggaaattagTAATTGTAAAGAAGAAATTTCTAGTAAATATACCcaacaaaaagaaagagaaaacaaggaagaaataataaaatggtaagtcaaagtcaaactaaaactaaaagagAAGAAGGGATTTGACCAATTCTAGaaacacaacaaaaaaatgGATACCCAATACCCATTAGGCCGTCGCCATCCAGACTGCGAGCTTTTAAATTTCCTCCTTCCAACATCGCCGATTAAttcaattcttttcttttcctttcctttttcttttttttttttttaatattattattaaaggtTAAAAAATAGGCAACCTttgcaaaataataatataataaatctctaaattttttaaaattattttgttttagtcgttgaatttttaaaaacaacttATTTTAGTTTAGAACAGTCCGTTAACGGTTTAATAGAACGATCGATtgtaatattatttaattatttacaatattataatttttttatatgtattgtttttattttattttttaaaagtttatttcACTTTGCGATGGATGTTACATTAATATGTcaaacttattttattttattatattcaaTGTTCTTATGATTTGTTTCAAGATTTCAATATGACAATAAAAATAAAGGATGAGAGATGAGGAGGGGACGTGAGAGAATTGAGTTTTGGagaaaataaacaacaaaattagtttttggttttatttgaTTCAAATGTATTGATTTTGTTTGTGGGTTTGTATAAAAGATTTATAGAATAAATGAGGAAAATTTCTCgattatttatcaatttaactaaaataataaaccATAGCCATCCTTCAAATATTGAAGTCACGTCATCCTTTGGTTAAAAAAACTAACGGAATCATAATGGTAAGGACCCTagtaagtgttttttttttctaaaagttcGGTAAAAATAGAACAACATCCAAATTGTAGGAattaaaatagaatttaaacctaaaataagagaaaaaggaagtcaattatttcaaataaataaataaacataacaTAGTGTTGATGGACATAAATTCCTATCGTTGAAGTTAGACGTCAAATATTTATATCACTACTAAAAAGTTTGCTCCTAAATATTTATggaaacaataattaatttagttTCAAAACTTTGCCACATTGGTaatgatttagaaaaaaaaaatagtttttctacttctaaaattttaacaatttaattattatatcttcaaatttgcaataatttagtttatacattttgaaaaatatcgATTTATTTCTTCTACTTTATAATTTGGCTTAGTTTTCATAAGGAAAAATACTATTAAGATTCAATTAAActttttacaaatataaattgCATAGTTGATTAACATCaaatttacaaataattaagttAGATTTTCAATATAAGAAATAAATTGATAACTATAGAAATTTTTGAATAAAATTATTTCATATTAAATTTCAAATAACTCTATTTCAAGAATTAAAGTCgctttaaaaaataataaaaaaatgtattttgaaACTCGTATTTTGAAAGTTAAattctatatttaaaatttgttctattttagtatatttattttcaaatcataaactatattttgacaaaaaaaaaaaaaatagtagttTTGTTATTACAAAGAAAagagataattaaaaatatatcaaatataacaaagtccTAAAAATTaccattataatttttatatttgatattttaatcaaaatatttataaatttttaataatatttttatacaaAATCATTCTCTCAAAAAattaatcatttaaaaatattatcccATATGGTTACAAACTATTTCAAAAGACAACATTTTGGAATGGACTGAACCCCACCTGAAAGAATGgtttttttgttcctttttttgAAAGGCAGAATATATTAATCTTTGGTACCTATATAATTCAATCATTCAAACGTGCCATAGACGTATTTCACCTTCCTCTCTTCACCAATTTCACCTAAGGCAGGCCCTGCTCGTAAGATTTAGACTCAGTCAGTCCTCCCACTCTTTCCTATTATCCAATCGTTTTCTCAATACCCACTTGTCTACTTGTGACACCATTCTGATTTTTTCTCTCCATGTGTTCTTCTCGcccttaaaatttcaaaaaaaaaaaaaaaaaaaacagttgaTTTGATAGAGACTTCAAACATGAAATAAAGTTAGACTACGCGTTTTAATTCAAAGTTTCCTTTTGATGGTTGGTTTGCCTTAGCTTTCTGTGATCAGAACCCTGTTTTCTTCACTTGTTTCTTTCATCTCTGCCCATTTTCTTGAGCTCGATTAGGAGTTTTCGAGTTTGTTGGTGTTCTTCTTTGGCTAAAACTCAATTGGGTTTGTGTTGGTTTGGGTTTTGGTTGCTTTGTTTGATATGGGTAAGGTTGAGAATCTGAGTTTTCATCGATTCAGGCTTCGATTTGGGGTTTATGGGTTTGTTGTAATCAGTTTGCTGTTTCAGAGTTTTCATTTGTGTTGGTCGCTGAATGAGGAAGGTAAATGGAATGGATCTTCTTGTACTAgttttatggattttttttaagcTCTTTTTAATCTTCTTGTACTAGTTTTATGGATTTTTCTTTTGAGCTCTTTTTAATCTTCTGATGAAAATTcatgaaggtttttttttaaaaaaaaaaaaaaaaattgatttgtttgttttcatTTGGGCAGGTTTGACTCTTCTGAAGTTCCGGGAGAGAGTTGTGAGTGATCCATTTGGTGTTTTGTCAAATTGGAATGACCACAAAGAGGATATTAATCCATGCTTTTGGTTTGGAGTTGAATGCTCAGATGGAAAAGTTGTATCCCTGTATGTTCTTCATTTGCTTTTTCTACTTTTGTATCTTTCTTTGTTTTGATTCGTCTCCTCCTTCCAAGTTTCTGGAATTTGGAACTTGATTCTAGAAAACCTTTATCTACTATGCTTAAGCAGATAAATTCTTGATCATAATATGATGATTGTTTTGTAAGTTCTGTTTAGGTGGTCAAACTTATATTAATTTTCCCAATAATTTCCCCCTGAAGATGATTTTGAAGTGGAATTATATGATATGCAGGAATTTGAAAGATCTTTGTCTTGAAGGAACACTTACTCCTGAGCTCAAGAACTTAGTCCATATAAAATCTATGTAATAACTTAGCTCTTTGATCTcagtttttgttttatttgttgGTTTTTGTTCTATCTGCAACCCCGAACTGAGGTAAACCTTCGTTCTGTCTCGTCTTGCAGTAATTTGCGAAACAATTCTTTTACTGGAACCATACCTCAAGGATTGGGAGGACTTGAAGAACTGGAGGTGCTAGATTTAGGATATAACAATTTCTGTGGGCCACTTCCACCTGATCTTGGAAGTAATCTTTCACTTGGAATCCTGTATGTTTGGCTTCAACCAATTGAGAGTTGGTTTTTTTTACTTCAACTTTTTCTCCTCCACCTCTTTCATAACTTTAGTTTTTTGTAAACCTATGCAGCCTATTGGATAACAATAAGGATCTTCGTAGCTTATCTCCTGAAATTTATCAGCTTCAACTACTTTCTGAGTTTCAAGTCGATGAGAGTCAGCTTTCTAATACAGCGGAAGGATCATTATGCAACAAGGAATCCATGCCATGGTTTGTGACCGCAATTCATCTTATTACATGTTAATCTTAAGTTCTGACATAGGCTGAATCTTATGCCCATTGGGTTAAGTTTAGAAGGATTCCTTTATTTACTAAAAGAAGAACTTGAAGGAAAATGCCATGACTGAAATGTTATTGGCAGTCAATTGTCATTGTGGATTACTGAAATGAAAAACTACTTTAGTGTGCAAGATAAATGGATGACTTTATTTGAAAACCTATCCTTTTGAAATCAAATCCCGCTTTTCTACAATTCATCTTATTCTGTCGACCTTTATTTTGCTGGACAAACATCTTAATTAAATTACATGTGTCGTTTTTGCTAGTGATGCTTTTCAAGTAAAAGACAgtagaggaagaagagaacTCCAGGCATCGGCTAGTCAAGCTCAGTTGACAATTCAGGGTAGAGTTGCTGAAGTTGTAGGTCCTCTAAATCCACCATTACCAGTTGGTGACAATTCTGATAGACCACCATCACATTCATCACCACCATCACCACCATCACCACCTGCGGGAGCTCAAGATTCTCTACCGCCACCACCAAGTACCGGCATCTCTACATCAAGTAATGGAACCAGTCCACCTCCTTTATTTCGGGCTCCTTCAGAGAAAACCCCACCagaagcacctgagggattacCTCCACCTCAGCCATCTTCAAAACAAGGAGGAGGCAAGAACAAGTCTTCCGTCGGTGTGGCTGTAGGAGCAAGTGTAGGGGCTGCAGTATTTGTTATTGCATTGGCCGTTGGCATTTACCTCTGGACCAACAATAAAGCTACTGTCAAACCATGGGCGACGGGACTAAGTGGACAGCTTCAGAAAGCATTCATTACCGGTATTCTTCATTctgaaaaaagaacaaaaaatctAGTGGTTTCATTAATTGGTTAGATTTTGCTTTCTGATTGATCAACCGATTTGGAACTGATTAGCTAGCTTTAGATGAAACTACTAGTCAGTTGAGAAGAGTATCAAGATATTGGAATATAACTTCTATTCCATGGTTTCACTGTTTTCATTTTTGATATGTATTTAGTAGCAAATGTAGAATCTGAAAGAATCATGGCAGTATCCTTTTATGATTTATCCTCCTCCCTTCTGTGGGTTGACTGATTAAATATAGCAATCATGGCATCATCTTCTTGCTTCTAACTGGGGATGTGTTTCTCAGGTGTTCCGAAGCTGAAAAGATCAGAGCTTGAAGTATCTTGTGAGGATTTCAGTAATGTGATTGGTTATTCACCCATTGGCCCGGTCTATAAAGGGACATTGTCTAGTGGGGTTGAAATAGCCGTGAACCTCATTTCAGTGAAGTCGTCTAAAGATTGGTCCATGGCGTTGGAAACTCAGTTCAGGAAAAAGGTAGCTGATATATAACTTTCACTGATCCATATTTTCTCTTTGACTTGTCAAGCccaatatttctaacgtttcgTATTATCTTGTTGTAGATCGATACACTATCGAAAATAAACCACAAGAACTTTGTCAACCTTATTGGGTATTGCGAGGAAGAGGAGCCCTTCAGTAGGATGATGGTTTTCGAATATGCTCCTAATGGAACAGTATTTGAACATCTTCATGGTAAGTATCAAACCATATTCTCATTTACCATCATTTTTCCATTTAATAAGATAGTTTCTATCTAGATAAGTTCGGGTTTGAGGAAAACTAGTTCAATTTACTAGATGTAATCTGCTTTATATGCTTGTAGACAAATGACTATACTATGATAACGAAGTCGATTTCAGCCATAAAACTGATTCAAGTTAAATATTTGGAAGATTGTAGCTCACGGGCGCGGTGGGAAACCAAGTTATATTCTATGTTATGCTGAGAAGTGTTTCGAATATGAATTTGTCTAAAAAGCCTAGAAGTGTTTCAAATATGCATTTATCTAAAAAACATTATGATTACTTATTGTTATCGCTCCAGTTTGGAGGCTGGAGTAAAACTGTCATCGACCATAGAATGCTAGATATCttacatttatgtaaaattCCTTTGGAGGATGGCATAGAAGTTCGAAGTTGTTTTCGCCATATTTGTAATCACAGCCTTGTTCAATTCAGTCTACATACTTCTCATAGAAATTTGgttgtttctttttccctcttttGCTTTGCAGATGAAGAATTTGAACACTTGAACTGGAGAATGCGAATGAGAATAGTAATGGGAATGGCTTACTGTCTTGAATATTTGCATGAGCAGAGTGCACCCCTAATCCATCTCAACCTTACGTCGTCAGCCGTCAATCTGACCGAGGATTATGCAGCAAAGATTGCAGAGTGTAGTTTACAAAACGAAATAGTTGCTGATGAGCGGATCTGCACCAGTGGACATCTCTTAAACACTTCATCAGGAGGTCCAGAAAGCCAAATTTACAGCTTCGGTTTAGTGTTGTTAGAACTAATGACCGGTAGAATCCCCCATTCAGCACAAAATGGTACACTTGAAGACTGGGCAATACAGTACTTGAGATTGGACAAACCACTCAAGGAGCTCGTTGATCCGACTCTCACATCGTTACAGGAAGAGCAGTTGGAGCAAATCGGTCAGTTACTAAGATCTTGCTTACATTCCAATCCAGAGCAGAGACCAACAATGAAGCTCATTACCTCAAGGTTGAGATTAATAACTGGGATAACCCCGGATGAAGCTATCCCAAGGCTTTCTCCTCTTTGGTGGGCCGAGCTCGAGATTGCATCGGAAGGACGATGAAGCATGGAATCTAGAATGTTGCAAGAATGAGCACAATTTCTGTATCTTGTGTGTAGTTTTTTGCTGGATGATAA
This window encodes:
- the LOC103495127 gene encoding probable inactive receptor-like protein kinase At3g56050 yields the protein MGKVENLSFHRFRLRFGVYGFVVISLLFQSFHLCWSLNEEGLTLLKFRERVVSDPFGVLSNWNDHKEDINPCFWFGVECSDGKVVSLNLKDLCLEGTLTPELKNLVHIKSINLRNNSFTGTIPQGLGGLEELEVLDLGYNNFCGPLPPDLGSNLSLGILLLDNNKDLRSLSPEIYQLQLLSEFQVDESQLSNTAEGSLCNKESMPCDAFQVKDSRGRRELQASASQAQLTIQGRVAEVVGPLNPPLPVGDNSDRPPSHSSPPSPPSPPAGAQDSLPPPPSTGISTSSNGTSPPPLFRAPSEKTPPEAPEGLPPPQPSSKQGGGKNKSSVGVAVGASVGAAVFVIALAVGIYLWTNNKATVKPWATGLSGQLQKAFITGVPKLKRSELEVSCEDFSNVIGYSPIGPVYKGTLSSGVEIAVNLISVKSSKDWSMALETQFRKKIDTLSKINHKNFVNLIGYCEEEEPFSRMMVFEYAPNGTVFEHLHDEEFEHLNWRMRMRIVMGMAYCLEYLHEQSAPLIHLNLTSSAVNLTEDYAAKIAECSLQNEIVADERICTSGHLLNTSSGGPESQIYSFGLVLLELMTGRIPHSAQNGTLEDWAIQYLRLDKPLKELVDPTLTSLQEEQLEQIGQLLRSCLHSNPEQRPTMKLITSRLRLITGITPDEAIPRLSPLWWAELEIASEGR